A part of Drosophila bipectinata strain 14024-0381.07 chromosome 3L, DbipHiC1v2, whole genome shotgun sequence genomic DNA contains:
- the LOC108126136 gene encoding nuclear transcription factor Y subunit beta encodes MVMVIQLEYSNVCLFFCLLRCAKRQTPKPKPATNQWSEQITEPGSKPTAGPTEGLPTNSSRYKNHLVHPSRHQTFHRRTINKMKLFALTFALCACLAAADVSHLQPGSSYLPPPRPEPAISMSIEQQELRELPEQVEYMRMNKQGQMEAMPASLLTPPAPESEMEAMPSTRYLPPSAPVPSQMNVEPMEMMAPEQPAMEQLQAQPQLAMRYLPPAPQENQQLTYQQYQEQMEQLQMQQLQEQPEESQPEQPQQQAEEQMPYVLDVQQPMAPSDAEAQQPQEPEPAHELRADGYHYKQAEEQLRLRH; translated from the exons ATACTCgaatgtttgtttgtttttttgtttgttgagATGCGCCAAACGGCAAACGCCAAAACCGAAACCGGCGACAAATCAGTGGTCTGAGCAAATAACGGAACCCGGCTCCAAGCCCACAGCCGGCCCAACTGAAGGTCTCCCCACGAACTCTTCTCGCTATAAAAATCACCTCGTCCATCCAAGCCGACATCAGACGTTCCACAGACGAACAATTAACAAGATG AAACTCTTTGCCCTGACCTTTGCCCTGTGTGCCTGCTTGGCTGCCGCCGATGTGTCCCACCTGCAGCCCGGCAGCAGCTACCTGCCACCTCCGCGTCCGGAGCCGGCCATCTCCATGAGCATCGAGCAGCAGGAGCTGCGCGAACTGCCCGAGCAAGTGGAGTACATGCGGATGAACAAGCAGGGTCAGATGGAGGCCATGCCCGCCAGTCTGCTGACGCCTCCTGCTCCGGAAAGCGAAATGGAAGCCATGCCCTCTACTCGCTATCTGCCACCCTCTGCTCCGGTTCCAAGCCAGATGAATGTCGAGCCCATGGAAATGATGGCACCCGAACAGCCGGCCATGGAGCAGCTCCAGGCCCAGCCCCAGCTGGCCATGCGCTACCTGCCCCCTGCTCCCCAGGAGAACCAGCAACTGACCTACCAGCAGTACCAGGAGCAGATGGAACAGTTGCAGATGCAGCAGCTTCAGGAACAGCCAGAGGAGTCTCAGCCGGAACAGCCCCAGCAGCAGGCTGAGGAACAGATGCCTTATGTCCTGGATGTCCAGCAGCCCATGGCTCCCTCCGATGCGGAAGCCCAGCAGCCACAGGAACCTGAGCCAGCCCACGAACTCCGCGCCGACGGCTACCACTACAAGCAGGCCGAAGAGCAGCTCCGTCTGAGGCATTAG